TCCATTTGCATCACAACACATATTGAATCTACCACAAAACCACGGTCCTGAcggtaagaaatatttttatttgcgTTGATCACAAAATCTTCAACCGTTTTAATGTCACTGACTTGAAGAACACCTCGAAGCAACTAGAAGCTTATAAGAaagaatttaaaacaaaatcgtATTCCATTCTAGACAACATTTAATTGAGGAGAATAAACAAATGTACACGTGCTAACATCCGTTAAGTAGATATCATGTCTGTATAATCTAGATAATCATAGATGTTTCACGAAGACAACCACAAAAGTACTATAATTGTCTCGATAGCACCGTCAACAACAAAGCATTGGCAAACATGACAAATGCATCTCTTTGTTAGATAATTTCCCATTTCTAATACACGCAAGAAAGAACATTATGGCAATTAAGTAAATTTAGTAGGTATATAGTCATGATAATGCTACTTCAAATGATTATATTGCAGATTTCATCATGAAGTGGCAGTTGTCTTTGTCAGCGATTTTCCTATTGGTTACTATGGTTTTCATCGTTACGGCGGTTCCaggtatttttttaacaatacgAAAATCAACTAATCATGTTTTAAAGCCCCTCTGAAGCAGTTATTAGAGGGTCAGTAATGTGAGTTATACTGACTAACATTTAACAATATCTTAACACCTTAGCAGTTGATGAATGCATTTTAACCGATTAAAATTTAAACTAGGCATTTTTGGCCGCAGTTAGGATTTAGATTTAAATCTAGCGCCATCTCTCGGTTActttatcaattttgtttatatagGCGTTTGGACATCTATATACTTGAACAATATAAAGCTGCTTAcaaagcatgacattttcaaCCTATTCCATGATTGAGAAGGTCATGAAGGTAAAGATATGTAACTTCATAGAgtgagagaaaaaatatatacatatattttttttataggccCACGTGTGTCTATGATGAAATTGTTAACTAAGATTTGTTTTAGAATGCTTgctaaaaaaattgagatttatacatatacatatacttTCCTAGACAACATGACATCAAGCCTCAACTTTGATGACGGTTTTGTTGGCAAGCGATCCCTTCAAAGACatgcaaaaaataaatagtagTACTACGTTCCTTACGAGTTTgtgctaaaataaaaataaatgataaatttgtGTATGCTGAATTTGATGATAGGAGGTCGTAACAAATTCCAATACACACACAgttgttcttttttgttttcgATAACTTTAGTGGACAAGAAGAATGCATTGAATGAACCGCAACTATTGTCAAGCGGAGAAATTGACGATTATGGCGCCCTGACTGATGATCATGGATGTGAAGACGATGCAGAAGATGGCTGTGATGACGATAAAGTAGATGActgtgatgacgatgattgtaACATCAATGATGACAGCGAaggtgacggtgatgatgatgcttgtGATGACAACGTCGGTTGTGACAttgacgaagatgatgatgatgacgatgatgattgcGATGATGACgattgtgatgatgacgatgctgatgatgattgtgatgatgacaattgtgatgatgacgatgctgATGATGACTGTGCTGATGGCGATGAATGTGATGACAACGACGATAAAGATGACATTGctactgatgatggtgatgatgattgtaatgatgacgataattgtgatgatgacgatgatgatggtgatgacggcGAGGGTGACGATTGCGCAGATGACGAGGGTTGTGCATCTTTCCCCGACGACGATGCCGATGATGGTCCTAGTAAACTTCTCACCCTATTTTAACAAATCAAGTTGTTATTGCCCTTCctataaattatttatatcatcgTTGTTTTCACtatagaaatatgattttttttgctaatGCAGTTCAATGtgatcaattatttattttgagtGTAAGTAGTTGATAATATCCAGATATCGCTCATTTTAGCAGTAATGAAGAGAtgtgattgtatttttatgtattgTCTGATAACTGTTATACCTCACGAAATAAAC
This genomic interval from Lytechinus pictus isolate F3 Inbred chromosome 3, Lp3.0, whole genome shotgun sequence contains the following:
- the LOC129256003 gene encoding prostatic spermine-binding protein-like — translated: MKWQLSLSAIFLLVTMVFIVTAVPVDKKNALNEPQLLSSGEIDDYGALTDDHGCEDDAEDGCDDDKVDDCDDDDCNINDDSEGDGDDDACDDNVGCDIDEDDDDDDDDCDDDDCDDDDADDDCDDDNCDDDDADDDCADGDECDDNDDKDDIATDDGDDDCNDDDNCDDDDDDGDDGEGDDCADDEGCASFPDDDADDGPSKLLTLF